One genomic window of Manihot esculenta cultivar AM560-2 chromosome 16, M.esculenta_v8, whole genome shotgun sequence includes the following:
- the LOC110603862 gene encoding leucine-rich repeat extensin-like protein 4 yields the protein MTRNNTHFYSLLIALFFLATIVCFSSAASQQKIPTLSSHGRRLSDAEALFIKKRQLLYYRDEFGDRGERVTVDPSMVFENPRLRNAYIALQAWKQAIHSDPLNITANWVGSNVCDYTGVYCASAPDNKTIKTVAGIDLNHGDIAGFLPEELSLLVDLALFHINSNRFCGTVPHKFKDLRLLFELDLSNNRFAGKFPQVVLKLPMLKFLDLRFNEFEGSVPKELFDKDLDAIFINHNRFVFDIPDNLGNSPVSVIVLANNNFHGCVPSSLGNMTNLNEIILMNNHLKSCLPPEIGLLKDLNVLDVSFNQLMGPLPETFGGMVGLEQLNVAHNMLSGSIPSSICRLSNLENFTFSYNFFTGEPPVCLNLKDFDDRTNCLPARPLQRSAAQCRAFLSKPVDCNAFRCKPFVPSFPAPPPPSPPPPVVIPLSPPPPVLSPPPPPPPPVYSPPPPPPVYSPPPPPPSPPPPVYSPPPPPPSPPPPSPPPPPPPVYSPPPPPPSPPPPSPPPPSPPPPSPSPPPPSPPPPSPPPPSPLPPCVRPPPPPPPNSPPPPPPLYSPPPPIPYYYSSPPPPSPPHYSPPPPHSPPPPPIYPYLSPPPPPIYPPPAPVYSPPPPSPTPCIEPPPPPPPPCIEYSPPPPSPPPPPPPTHYKPPPSPSPPPPPPVYKSPPPPPPVTYASPPPPVHHHSPPPPSPPIYHSPPPPSPPPPIPCENPPPPPPPAVLYGSPPPPAPVYEGPLPPITGVSYASPPPPPYY from the coding sequence ATGACGAGGAACAACACCCACTTCTATTCTCTTCTCATTGCCTTGTTCTTTCTTGCCACAATTGTTTGCTTCTCTTCTGCTGCCTCTCAGCAGAAGATCCCAACTCTCTCCTCCCATGGACGCCGTCTCTCTGATGCTGAAGCTTTGTTCATCAAGAAGCGTCAGCTTCTTTATTACAGAGATGAATTCGGCGATAGAGGTGAGAGAGTCACTGTAGACCCATCTATGGTTTTTGAAAATCCAAGACTTCGAAATGCTTACATAGCATTGCAAGCTTGGAAACAAGCTATTCACTCTGATCCTTTGAATATCACTGCCAATTGGGTCGGATCTAATGTCTGCGACTACACTGGGGTATACTGTGCCTCAGCTCCCGATAATAAGACCATCAAGACTGTCGCCGGCATTGACCTCAACCACGGAGACATCGCTGGCTTCTTGCCGGAGGAGCTGTCCTTGCTGGTGGATCTTGCATTGTTTCATATAAACTCTAACAGGTTTTGTGGAACTGTACCTCACAAGTTCAAAGATTTGAGGCTGCTTTTTGAGCTGGATCTTAGCAACAACAGATTTGCTGGGAAATTCCCTCAAGTTGTCCTCAAGCTACCGATGCTGAAATTTTTGGATCTGAGGTTCAATGAATTTGAAGGGAGCGTACCGAAAGAGCTTTTCGATAAAGATTTAGATGCAATCTTCATCAACCACAACAGGTTCGTCTTCGATATTCCTGACAATTTGGGCAACTCACCAGTTTCTGTTATCGTTTTGGCCAACAACAACTTCCATGGCTGTGTGCCTTCAAGCTTAGGCAACATGACAAATCTTAATGAAATCATCCTCATGAATAATCATCTCAAGTCGTGCTTGCCGCCGGAGATTGGTTTGCTCAAGGATCTCAATGTTTTGGATGTGAGCTTTAATCAGTTGATGGGTCCTTTGCCGGAGACTTTCGGAGGTATGGTCGGGCTTGAGCAGCTCAATGTGGCTCATAACATGCTCTCTGGGAGTATTCCATCGAGCATATGCAGGTTGTCCAATTTGGAGAACTTCACCTTTTCTTATAACTTCTTCACTGGAGAGCCGCCGGTGTGCTTGAACCTCAAGGACTTCGATGACAGGACGAATTGCTTGCCTGCTAGGCCCTTACAAAGATCTGCGGCGCAATGCAGGGCATTTTTATCTAAGCCTGTGGATTGTAATGCGTTTAGATGTAAGCCTTTTGTTCCCTCTTTTCCTGCTCCTCCCCCGCCTTCTCCACCACCACCGGTTGTTATTCCCCTTTCACCACCTCCTCCTGTGCtttcacctcctcctccaccaccaccaccagtttACTCAcctcctcccccaccaccaGTCTActcaccacctcctcctccaccttcCCCTCCACCACCTGTATATTCACCCCCTCCACCACCTCCTTCTCCACCACCACCTTCGCCACCTCCGCCACCCCCGCCAGTTTACTCTCCTCCCCCTCCTCCACCTTCCCCACCTCCTCCATCTCCTCCCCCACCctcacctcctcctccttctccatCTCCACCACCTCCATCGCCTCCTCCTccatctccaccaccacctTCACCACTGCCTCCTTGTGTGCGACCCCCGCCGCCTCCTCCACCAAAttcacctcctcctccacctccATTATATTCCCCACCACCGCCAATTCCTTACTATTACAGTTCTCCACCGCCACCTTCGCCGCCGCATTATTCACCTCCGCCCCCACATTCACCACCTCCACCCCCTATCTATCCCTACTTgtcacctccaccaccacctatCTATCCTCCACCTGCTCCAGTCTATTCACCACCACCGCCATCTCCAACCCCTTGTATAGAGCCACCTCCACCCCCCCCTCCACCATGTATAGAGTATTCGCCACCCCCACcatcacctcctccaccacctccaccaacacattacaagccaccaCCATCCCCATCcccacctcccccaccacctgTTTATAAATCGCCACCTCCGCCTCCACCTGTAACTTATGCATCTCCACCACCGCCAGTTCACCACCATTCTCCACCACCACCCTCACCACCAATTTACCATTCTCCACCTCCACCCTCGCCGCCACCTCCAATTCCATGTGAAAATCCACCTCCACCGCCACCTCCAGCCGTGCTCTATGGAAGTCCACCTCCTCCAGCTCCAGTGTACGAGGGGCCATTGCCACCGATCACCGGTGTCTCGTACgcttcacctcctccaccaccctaCTATTGA